A section of the Streptomyces sp. NBC_01363 genome encodes:
- a CDS encoding TIGR02679 family protein yields MELTPTTAVTVDDVRLRRLLGAPGLGWLVDRARRRLERGRPLTGPVSLGSPTADQREAAERLLGRAPGGGRSLSVRLDAVDELLRRSGISPAGLAAAVVALTGPVTLLGQARAEEQRAWAQAYAPVDALADEVPALRGWAERLRNDGLVRRLAGTPTAAADLLGRAATVVRALPVEPPVSLPAFSSRLLGSAHALDDGTPLCTLALSGIRALTGIPDASGAQGRREVWASVGLLRDELSSTVLALNLRGTPALDWMADAGEPAVLTLRQLTRCPPRSAPPTVRICENPAVLAAAADTYGTRCAPLVCLQGQPSAAALVLLSHLHTQGSRFHYHGDFDWGGLRIAAALLRRVPWSPWRYTAADYRAAVHTLPAGPPLTGARADAPWDPGLPDALQEAGVRVEEEAVLNDLLSDLG; encoded by the coding sequence GTGGAACTGACCCCCACGACGGCGGTGACGGTCGACGACGTACGGCTGCGCAGACTCCTCGGCGCACCCGGCCTCGGCTGGCTGGTCGACCGTGCGCGCCGACGCCTGGAGCGCGGGCGGCCGCTCACCGGCCCGGTATCGCTGGGCTCGCCCACGGCGGACCAACGGGAAGCGGCAGAAAGGCTGTTGGGGCGCGCACCGGGCGGCGGGCGGTCCTTGTCCGTGCGACTCGACGCGGTGGACGAACTGCTGCGCCGCTCCGGCATCAGCCCGGCGGGACTGGCCGCGGCCGTGGTGGCGCTCACCGGGCCGGTCACCCTCCTCGGCCAGGCGCGTGCCGAGGAGCAGCGGGCCTGGGCACAGGCGTACGCTCCGGTCGACGCCCTGGCGGACGAGGTCCCCGCCCTCCGGGGCTGGGCCGAACGGCTCCGGAACGACGGGCTGGTACGGCGCCTCGCCGGTACACCCACCGCAGCGGCCGACCTGCTCGGCCGGGCCGCCACCGTCGTGAGAGCCCTCCCGGTGGAGCCACCGGTGTCGCTTCCCGCGTTCTCCTCCCGGCTCCTGGGCAGTGCGCACGCGCTCGACGACGGGACTCCGCTCTGCACGCTCGCCCTTTCCGGCATCCGGGCGCTGACCGGGATCCCCGACGCAAGCGGTGCGCAGGGGCGGCGCGAGGTGTGGGCGTCGGTGGGACTGCTGCGTGACGAGCTGTCCTCGACCGTGCTCGCCCTGAATCTGCGGGGGACTCCGGCCCTGGACTGGATGGCTGACGCGGGCGAGCCCGCCGTGCTCACTCTGCGGCAGCTGACCCGTTGCCCGCCTCGCTCGGCGCCGCCGACGGTTCGGATCTGCGAGAACCCGGCCGTGCTTGCCGCGGCAGCCGACACGTACGGCACGCGGTGCGCGCCTCTGGTCTGCCTCCAGGGGCAGCCGTCCGCCGCCGCTCTCGTCCTCCTGAGCCATCTTCACACGCAGGGCAGCCGCTTCCACTACCACGGCGACTTCGACTGGGGAGGTCTGCGTATCGCCGCCGCCCTGCTGCGGCGGGTTCCCTGGAGCCCGTGGCGCTACACCGCGGCCGACTACCGCGCCGCCGTGCACACGCTGCCCGCCGGCCCGCCCCTCACCGGGGCCCGGGCCGACGCCCCGTGGGATCCCGGTCTGCCGGACGCGTTGCAGGAGGCGGGTGTGCGGGTGGAGGAGGAGGCTGTGCTGAACGATCTGCTGTCCGACCTCGGATGA
- a CDS encoding DUF262 domain-containing protein translates to MIRHDTRARATDDMAALEDSSQRRTRDQRSVYERYQEVPGEPPTLDELFGRETASDGQPTDVEREATEGGVDEITSPFDPEHIDIDTRTTTVDLLISRLRNEMIDLAPDFQRRAGIWTDEKQSRLIESLLLRIPIPSFYAAEQKDGSWAIVDGIQRLTSIARFFDAETVNAAPLTLKGLEYLRNFVGAGFHDLSGKLQIRLRETEVVVHVIRRGTPEPVMFNVFARINTGGEPLTRQEIRHALIPGRSRTFLAELAESEEFRSATGYSVVGDRMADREMVLRFLAFRLTPPDGYQNGDFDGFLGQAMHRINRFVPAEEAQLRNEFTHAMDAAQAIFGVHAFRKYRPGQQRKSPINKALFETIAVNLAGLAPPQHDVLRQLDVLGLFADLMEDTEFERSISVATGDPKKVRKRFEAVQELFEDLLEHGDA, encoded by the coding sequence GTGATCCGGCACGACACGAGGGCGAGGGCGACGGACGACATGGCCGCGCTGGAGGACAGCAGCCAGAGGCGCACGCGGGACCAGCGGTCGGTCTACGAGCGTTACCAGGAGGTGCCGGGGGAGCCCCCTACCCTGGACGAGCTCTTCGGTCGGGAGACCGCATCCGACGGGCAGCCCACCGACGTCGAGCGGGAGGCCACCGAGGGCGGTGTCGACGAGATCACTTCGCCTTTCGACCCCGAGCACATCGACATCGATACCCGCACGACCACGGTCGACCTGCTGATCTCCCGGCTCCGCAACGAGATGATCGACCTCGCGCCCGACTTCCAGCGCCGGGCCGGTATCTGGACGGACGAGAAGCAGAGCCGCCTGATCGAGTCGCTGCTTCTGCGCATTCCCATCCCGTCCTTCTACGCCGCCGAGCAAAAGGACGGCAGCTGGGCCATCGTGGACGGCATTCAACGCCTCACCTCCATCGCTCGCTTCTTCGACGCGGAGACGGTGAACGCCGCACCGTTGACACTGAAGGGGCTGGAGTACCTGCGTAATTTTGTGGGGGCGGGCTTCCACGACCTCTCCGGCAAGCTTCAGATCCGGCTGCGCGAGACCGAGGTCGTCGTCCACGTCATCAGGCGCGGCACCCCCGAACCGGTCATGTTCAACGTCTTCGCCCGTATCAACACCGGCGGTGAACCGCTCACCCGCCAGGAGATTCGGCACGCGCTCATCCCGGGCCGCTCCAGAACCTTCCTCGCGGAACTCGCCGAGTCCGAGGAGTTTCGCAGCGCCACCGGCTACAGCGTGGTCGGGGACCGGATGGCCGACCGGGAGATGGTGCTTCGCTTCCTGGCGTTCCGGCTCACACCTCCGGACGGATACCAGAACGGCGACTTCGACGGGTTCCTGGGCCAGGCCATGCACCGCATCAACCGCTTCGTACCCGCGGAAGAGGCGCAGCTGCGGAACGAGTTCACCCACGCCATGGACGCGGCCCAGGCGATCTTCGGCGTTCACGCCTTCCGCAAGTACCGGCCGGGGCAGCAGCGCAAGTCCCCCATCAACAAAGCCCTGTTCGAGACCATCGCGGTGAATCTGGCCGGGCTCGCCCCGCCCCAGCATGACGTGCTGAGGCAGTTGGACGTGCTGGGCCTGTTCGCGGACCTCATGGAGGACACCGAGTTCGAACGGTCCATCTCCGTGGCCACCGGAGACCCCAAGAAGGTACGGAAACGGTTCGAAGCCGTACAGGAACTCTTCGAAGACCTCCTCGAACACGGAGACGCCTGA
- a CDS encoding DUF3696 domain-containing protein translates to MITRLTLVNFKAFRRLELPMGPLTLLTGLNSSGKSSVVQSLALLRQSFGPDRATAPRGGLLLNGELVELGTARDVLHDDFGPADDLLATQAPVVGLVVEGGDAVRVAALYDAEQPDEDVMEVRVSPELPQLLDTPFQYLHADRITPAVTYPRSRQVAIDRGFLGVRGEHTVNYLRHFTEREVPEGPLRHPGAVSPQLLDQTVAWMQELCPGVNLQASAIEGTDFVRLSYGFGGTAGINATRRRRPTNVGFGLTYALPIVVACLTATPESLILLENPEAHLHPKGQSRMAALISAAAATGAQMIVETHSDHVLNGVRLAVKRGDLQPDEALIHFFKGNGSGAEVISPRVDEDGMLAQWPEGFFDEWENSLDQLLD, encoded by the coding sequence GTGATCACTCGGCTCACCCTGGTCAACTTCAAGGCGTTCCGCCGCCTCGAACTCCCCATGGGCCCCTTGACCCTTCTCACCGGACTGAACTCCTCCGGCAAGAGCAGTGTCGTCCAGTCCCTCGCCCTGCTTCGCCAGTCGTTCGGGCCCGACCGGGCGACGGCCCCCCGAGGGGGGCTGCTGCTCAACGGCGAGCTGGTGGAGTTGGGAACCGCACGCGACGTCCTGCACGACGACTTCGGTCCCGCCGACGACCTGCTGGCCACCCAGGCGCCTGTGGTGGGTCTCGTTGTCGAAGGGGGTGACGCGGTCCGCGTCGCCGCGTTGTACGACGCGGAGCAGCCCGACGAAGACGTGATGGAGGTGCGGGTGTCGCCGGAGCTCCCCCAGTTGCTCGACACGCCGTTCCAGTACCTGCACGCCGATCGCATCACGCCGGCCGTCACTTACCCGCGATCACGGCAGGTAGCCATCGACCGCGGGTTCCTCGGAGTCCGGGGCGAACACACGGTCAACTACCTGCGCCACTTCACCGAGAGAGAGGTCCCCGAGGGGCCACTGCGCCATCCGGGCGCGGTCTCCCCTCAGCTCCTCGACCAGACGGTCGCCTGGATGCAGGAACTCTGCCCCGGTGTGAACCTCCAGGCTTCCGCGATCGAGGGCACCGACTTCGTCCGTCTCTCCTACGGCTTCGGTGGCACCGCCGGTATCAACGCCACCCGGCGTCGCCGCCCCACCAATGTCGGCTTCGGCCTCACCTACGCCCTGCCGATCGTGGTCGCCTGTCTCACCGCCACTCCCGAGAGCCTGATCCTGCTGGAGAATCCCGAGGCCCATCTCCACCCCAAGGGGCAGAGCAGGATGGCGGCACTGATCTCGGCGGCCGCTGCTACCGGGGCGCAAATGATTGTCGAGACCCACAGCGACCACGTCCTCAACGGAGTCCGCCTTGCCGTCAAACGGGGAGACCTACAGCCGGACGAGGCCCTCATCCACTTCTTCAAAGGCAACGGCTCGGGTGCAGAGGTCATCAGCCCTCGGGTCGACGAGGACGGCATGCTGGCCCAGTGGCCAGAAGGGTTCTTCGACGAGTGGGAGAACTCACTGGATCAGTTGCTGGACTGA
- a CDS encoding DUF1998 domain-containing protein, translating into MLYDSLPGGTGYLHRLAGPDGLHDVLTRARQIIEQCSCGGEDRPACHRCLLRYVDGGEYELVSREHAPDMLGELFGRTGDAWSIEETGTTRDISLVQQVESELEALFRRGLLAWAEGFDGVSVRTAQTPDGERDTTLRFTAPDGTVSGWRMGTQTDLGFTVPDVVFRSLDDDRKRVAVYLDGYRYHASPDHNRIASDADKRTGCAPAMAGRSSS; encoded by the coding sequence GTGCTGTACGACTCCCTGCCCGGCGGCACCGGCTATCTCCACCGGCTCGCGGGACCCGACGGGCTGCACGACGTCCTGACCCGGGCCCGCCAGATCATCGAGCAGTGCAGTTGCGGCGGGGAGGACCGTCCCGCATGCCACCGCTGCCTGCTGCGATACGTCGACGGCGGCGAGTACGAACTGGTCTCGCGCGAGCACGCCCCGGACATGCTCGGCGAACTCTTCGGCCGCACCGGCGACGCATGGAGCATCGAGGAGACCGGCACGACGCGAGACATCAGCCTCGTGCAGCAGGTCGAGAGTGAGCTGGAGGCACTGTTCCGCCGGGGGCTCCTCGCCTGGGCCGAGGGCTTCGACGGCGTGAGCGTGCGCACCGCGCAGACGCCCGACGGCGAGCGCGACACCACGCTGCGGTTCACGGCCCCGGACGGCACGGTCAGCGGCTGGCGCATGGGAACGCAGACCGACCTCGGGTTCACCGTGCCCGACGTCGTCTTCCGCAGCCTGGACGACGACCGCAAGCGCGTCGCCGTCTATCTGGACGGCTACCGCTACCACGCGAGCCCCGACCACAACCGCATCGCGTCCGACGCCGACAAGCGGACGGGCTGCGCACCGGCCATGGCTGGCAGGTCTTCCAGCTGA
- a CDS encoding UvrD-helicase domain-containing protein, which translates to MRLGGNDWLLVSVKHRGHVHRNLDRFAYGINQITGAIEYVDLQVVEEDVLGAEGSGEHAEKLASEAAAADAPLFSAYTAKQLADLGVAEPLIPIALKLTTDDELLGLAEYAPRHTGEVLLRLRDGVPYQQVMDEVTAPVAVASEESPKSADSENWRAAADRSQAVVITDDESLRGIIEEGDFGRWKVFLHPTQERLVGRTHSGSARVSGGPATGKTIVALHRVKHLVEKRPPGHNKPVLFTTFNKNLAADLRTRLLSLGGPQLLARVDILHVDQLATHVVSEADPGNAKRRIDDTQALREWRQLLVEAGESRWDAEFLCDEWNQVCTARRAMLVFLRVNGAVTVAGPFVEEVAQDNIIVRAGAERGSKVPEKSQRCRRTPALHPACRSGEVRRQSCLRCPGRSRSAPPRS; encoded by the coding sequence GTGCGGCTCGGCGGCAACGACTGGCTGCTGGTCTCGGTCAAACACCGCGGGCACGTCCACCGCAACCTCGACCGGTTCGCCTACGGCATCAACCAGATCACGGGTGCGATCGAGTACGTGGATCTCCAGGTGGTGGAGGAGGATGTCCTCGGCGCGGAGGGATCCGGGGAGCACGCGGAGAAGCTGGCTTCGGAAGCCGCCGCCGCCGATGCTCCGCTGTTCTCCGCGTACACCGCGAAACAGTTGGCCGACCTGGGCGTGGCCGAGCCGCTGATCCCGATCGCTCTCAAGCTCACCACGGACGACGAGCTGCTCGGACTCGCCGAGTACGCTCCGCGGCACACCGGAGAGGTGCTGCTGCGGCTGCGGGACGGAGTCCCGTACCAACAGGTCATGGACGAGGTGACCGCGCCGGTCGCGGTCGCGTCCGAGGAATCGCCCAAGAGTGCCGATAGCGAGAACTGGCGGGCGGCGGCGGACCGCTCGCAGGCCGTGGTGATCACCGATGACGAGTCCCTGCGCGGCATCATCGAGGAGGGCGACTTCGGCCGGTGGAAGGTGTTCCTCCACCCCACCCAGGAACGGCTTGTGGGACGCACGCACTCCGGGTCCGCCCGGGTGAGCGGCGGACCCGCAACAGGAAAGACGATCGTCGCCCTGCACCGGGTGAAACACCTCGTGGAGAAACGGCCCCCCGGCCACAACAAGCCGGTGCTCTTCACCACCTTCAACAAGAACCTCGCCGCAGACCTGCGCACCCGCCTTCTCTCGCTCGGCGGGCCGCAACTGCTCGCCCGCGTCGACATCCTGCATGTCGACCAGTTGGCGACACACGTGGTCAGCGAGGCCGACCCGGGGAACGCCAAGCGCAGGATCGATGACACACAGGCTCTGCGTGAGTGGCGCCAACTGCTGGTGGAGGCCGGGGAGAGCCGTTGGGACGCCGAGTTCCTCTGTGACGAGTGGAACCAGGTGTGCACCGCTCGGCGCGCCATGCTTGTCTTCCTGCGGGTCAACGGTGCCGTCACCGTTGCCGGCCCGTTCGTCGAGGAGGTCGCGCAGGACAACATCATAGTGAGGGCCGGGGCGGAACGAGGCTCCAAGGTCCCAGAGAAGTCCCAGAGGTGCCGCCGCACGCCCGCTCTTCACCCCGCATGCAGGTCAGGCGAGGTGCGGCGGCAGTCGTGTCTCAGATGTCCCGGAAGATCTCGATCTGCGCCCCCACGGAGTTGA
- a CDS encoding UDP-N-acetylglucosamine 1-carboxyvinyltransferase, producing MSDDYLVRIGKLIRDARQHRGWTQSQLAEALATSQSAVNRIERGNQNISLEMIARIGEALDSEIVSLGYAGPMHLRVVGGRRLSGSIDVKTSKNACVALLCASLLNKGRTVLRRVARIEEVYRLLEVLNSIGVRARWINEGTDLEIVPPARLNMDAIDADAARRTRSIIMFLGPLLHRMDRFKLPYAGGCDLGTRTIEPHMIALRRFGLEIAATEGIYHAQVDHSVTPGRPIVLTERGDTVTENALLAAARHDGTTVIRNASSNYMVQDLCFFLEALGIRVDGIGTTTLTVHGVPHIDVDVDYSPSEDPVEAMSLLAAAVVTESELTIRRVPIEFLEIELAVLEEMGVDCDRTTEYTADNGRTRLVDLKVRPSKLEAPIDKIHPMPFPGLNIDNVPFFAAIAASAHGQTLIHDWVYDNRAIYLTDLNRLGGRLQLLDPHRVLVEGPTRWRAAEMMCPPALRPAVVVLLAMMAAEGTSVLRNVYVINRGYEELAERLNSVGAQIEIFRDI from the coding sequence ATGTCAGACGATTACCTCGTACGTATCGGCAAGCTCATCCGTGACGCCCGTCAACATCGGGGCTGGACACAGAGTCAGCTCGCCGAGGCGCTCGCCACCAGCCAGAGCGCCGTGAACCGCATCGAGCGCGGCAATCAAAACATCAGTCTTGAGATGATCGCGCGCATCGGTGAGGCACTCGACAGCGAGATCGTGTCGCTCGGCTACGCCGGGCCCATGCACCTGCGGGTGGTCGGCGGCCGCCGGCTCTCGGGCTCCATCGACGTCAAGACGAGCAAGAACGCGTGCGTGGCACTGCTCTGCGCCTCGTTGCTCAACAAGGGCCGTACGGTGCTGCGCCGCGTGGCCCGGATCGAAGAGGTCTACCGCCTCCTGGAGGTGCTGAACTCCATCGGCGTGCGAGCCCGGTGGATCAACGAGGGAACCGATCTGGAGATCGTCCCGCCCGCCCGGCTGAACATGGACGCCATCGACGCGGACGCCGCCCGCCGGACCCGTTCCATCATCATGTTCCTCGGCCCGCTGCTGCACCGCATGGACCGCTTCAAGCTCCCGTACGCGGGCGGCTGCGACCTCGGTACGCGGACCATCGAGCCGCACATGATCGCGCTGCGCCGCTTCGGTCTGGAGATCGCCGCGACCGAGGGCATCTACCACGCCCAGGTCGACCACTCGGTCACCCCCGGCCGCCCCATAGTGCTGACCGAGCGCGGCGACACCGTCACCGAGAACGCGCTGCTGGCCGCCGCCCGGCACGACGGCACGACCGTCATCCGCAACGCGTCCTCCAACTACATGGTCCAGGACCTCTGCTTCTTCCTGGAGGCACTGGGCATACGCGTGGACGGCATCGGCACGACCACACTGACCGTGCACGGAGTTCCGCACATCGACGTGGACGTCGACTACTCCCCGTCCGAGGACCCGGTCGAGGCGATGAGCCTCCTCGCCGCAGCCGTGGTGACGGAGTCCGAACTGACGATACGCCGGGTGCCGATCGAGTTCCTGGAGATCGAGCTCGCGGTCCTTGAGGAGATGGGCGTCGACTGCGACCGTACGACGGAGTACACCGCAGACAACGGCCGTACCCGGCTGGTCGACCTCAAGGTCCGGCCCTCCAAACTGGAGGCGCCGATCGACAAGATCCACCCCATGCCGTTCCCCGGGCTCAACATCGACAATGTGCCCTTCTTCGCGGCGATCGCCGCCTCGGCCCACGGCCAGACCCTCATCCACGACTGGGTCTACGACAACCGGGCCATCTACCTCACCGACCTGAACCGCCTCGGCGGCAGGCTCCAACTCCTGGACCCGCACCGGGTGCTGGTCGAGGGCCCGACCCGGTGGCGCGCCGCCGAGATGATGTGCCCGCCCGCACTGCGGCCCGCGGTGGTGGTGCTGCTCGCCATGATGGCGGCGGAGGGCACGTCCGTACTGCGCAACGTGTATGTGATCAACCGCGGTTACGAGGAGCTGGCGGAGCGCCTCAACTCCGTGGGGGCGCAGATCGAGATCTTCCGGGACATCTGA
- a CDS encoding RraA family protein → MNDVSEFKDISPTTLADLLGRGQVMDIGIRPLWPSVPRVAGPAFTVRCPPGDNLMLHAAIHRAEPGTVIVVESGDVDHALAGGNVCAVAQRRGIAAFVTDGVIRDLAEVREMGFPVFARGVIPIPGTKKAVGPLNVPVRCGGVDVDAGDIVVADEEGIVVVPRAGHEQVLLDARTKAAKEAGESLDAWEAAHRARIDSILRGGGFED, encoded by the coding sequence ATGAACGACGTGAGCGAGTTCAAGGACATCTCCCCGACCACCCTCGCCGATCTCCTGGGGCGCGGGCAGGTCATGGACATAGGCATCCGGCCGCTGTGGCCCTCGGTCCCCCGAGTCGCCGGCCCGGCGTTCACCGTGCGGTGCCCCCCGGGCGACAACCTCATGCTGCATGCGGCCATCCATCGCGCGGAGCCCGGCACCGTCATCGTCGTCGAGTCGGGTGACGTGGACCACGCGCTCGCGGGCGGCAACGTCTGTGCCGTCGCCCAACGCCGGGGCATCGCCGCGTTCGTGACCGACGGCGTGATCCGCGACCTCGCCGAGGTGCGCGAGATGGGCTTCCCCGTCTTCGCCAGGGGCGTCATCCCGATCCCCGGAACCAAGAAGGCCGTCGGTCCGCTCAACGTCCCTGTGCGGTGCGGCGGGGTGGACGTGGACGCCGGCGACATCGTGGTGGCGGACGAAGAGGGCATCGTGGTCGTTCCCCGCGCCGGGCACGAGCAGGTGCTCCTCGACGCGCGGACGAAGGCGGCGAAGGAGGCCGGCGAATCCCTCGACGCGTGGGAGGCGGCGCATCGCGCCCGCATCGACAGCATCCTGCGCGGCGGCGGCTTCGAGGACTGA
- a CDS encoding GNAT family N-acetyltransferase, producing the protein MLITNTPKTATVDDAPQISRSLALAFDDDPMMRSFFPDDSSRQASLVSYFTTIFTRQYVHSSVCERTESAAAFWVPPEAQAKAVPDAETIGELLNILGDRAGLFKDTVETAAKHTPEEPHWYLALIGADPAAQGQGQGAALLRSGLAKADAAGLPAYLESSKASNLPFYEHFGFTVREEVRLPQDGPTLWAMWREPRGPVNA; encoded by the coding sequence ATGCTGATAACGAATACGCCGAAAACGGCAACGGTCGACGACGCCCCGCAGATCAGCCGTTCCCTGGCCCTCGCCTTCGACGACGACCCGATGATGCGCTCGTTCTTCCCCGACGACTCCTCGCGCCAGGCGTCACTGGTCAGTTACTTCACCACGATCTTCACCCGGCAGTACGTCCACAGCAGCGTGTGCGAGCGCACCGAGTCCGCGGCGGCGTTCTGGGTGCCGCCGGAGGCGCAGGCCAAGGCCGTTCCGGACGCGGAGACCATCGGGGAGCTGCTGAACATCCTCGGCGACCGGGCCGGGCTGTTCAAGGACACCGTCGAGACGGCCGCCAAGCACACGCCCGAGGAACCGCACTGGTACCTGGCGTTGATCGGCGCCGACCCCGCCGCCCAGGGGCAGGGCCAGGGGGCCGCCCTGCTGCGCTCGGGGCTGGCCAAGGCCGACGCGGCGGGCCTGCCCGCCTACCTGGAGTCCTCCAAGGCCTCCAACCTCCCCTTCTACGAACACTTCGGCTTCACCGTGCGCGAGGAGGTCCGGCTGCCGCAGGACGGGCCGACGCTGTGGGCCATGTGGCGTGAGCCGCGCGGTCCGGTCAACGCCTGA